From a region of the Alosa sapidissima isolate fAloSap1 chromosome 9, fAloSap1.pri, whole genome shotgun sequence genome:
- the LOC121719427 gene encoding sortilin-related receptor-like isoform X4: protein MKGYECFFLFAFSASVQVVQAAPTCSPNTFRCGDGRCIDSSDVCNGLVECADMSDERNCSCKREEFSCGGGRCVPSSWVCDGLVDCSDKRDEANCSNVARTCSGSFFHCDIVRCIPHSWICDGDVDCMDKSDERNCYHMGVGVERPCPLTSFRCADGRCIPSSGFCNGHSECVDGSDESNCTSVGRTNAERTCPLTSFRCASGQCVPVSGVCDGHRDCSDDSDENDCEAITEMTTTATTTEMTTTATTTEMTTTATTIEMTTTATTIEMTTTATTTEMTTTATTTEMTTTAIPCSPGSVPCGSTGECVLSAAVCDGQVDCSDHSDEENCTYMERGIEEPTCSPNTFHCGDGVCVPSAAVCNGQHDCPDRSDEANCTARQMTCHPASFSCGDGTCIPSAWICDGQYDCSDSSDESNCTVTERTCTPDYFRCGDGRCIPSIWVCDGRAECSDRSDEENCTTVESTCLATDFRCDDGSCISSSGVCDGVSQCVDSSDERNCSTVAPTCSVTEFRCGDGRCVPSSEVCDGVSHCVDRSDERNCSTVEAPCSSSEFRCGDGTCVPSSGVCNGVYQCLDRSDEANCIKSAFAGIAVSGLPQRARARRLSSAALMAPASSPSGCVTERLTAQTAVTRTTAAPARGPVLQTTSPVETASASLTNGSVMAKQSAPTAATRQTAPTRAAGRVSSAAGLVAAASHWPGCVMERATAWTRATRGTAQSVTW from the exons ATGAAGGGCTACgagtgtttctttctttttgcgtTTTCAG CCAGTGTACAGGTTGTGCAAGCTGCCCCCACCTGTTCCCCAAACACGTTCCGATGCGGAGACGGGAGGTGCATCGACTCGTCAGATGTCTGCAACGGACTGGTGGAGTGTGCCGACATGAGCGACGAAAGAAACTGCA gttgtAAGAGAGAGGAGTTTAGCTGTGGAGGCGGACGTTGTGTTCCCTCCTCCTGGGTCTGTGACGGATTAGTCGACTGTTCTGACAAGAGGGACGAGGCCAACTGCA GTAACGTTGCCCGGACATGTAGTGGAAGTTTCTTCCACTGCGACATCGTGCGCTGCATCCCCCACTCCTGGATATGTGACGGAGATGTGGACTGCATGGACAAGAGCGACGAGAGAAACTGCT ATCATATGGGGGTGGGCGTGGAGAGGCCGTGCCCTTTGACCTCATTCCGCTGTGCTGACGGCCGCTGCATCCCCTCCTCGGGATTCTGTAACGGacacagtgagtgtgtggaCGGGAGCGACGAGAGCAACTGCA CCAGTGTGGGGAGGACCAATGCTGAGCGAACATGCCCTTTGACCTCGTTCCGCTGCGCCTCGGGTCAGTGTGTGCCGGTGTCTGGCGTCTGTGACGGACACAGAGACTGTTCCGACGACAGTGACGAGAACGACTGTG AAGCCATCACTGAGATGACAACTACAGCAACCACCACTGAGATGACAACTACAGCAACCACCACTGAGATGACCACTACAGCAACCACCATTGAGATGACCACTACAGCAACCACCATTGAGATGACCACTACAGCAACCACCACTGAGATGACCACTACAGCAACCACCACTGAGATGACCACTACCGCCATCCCCTGCTCTCCTGGCTctgtgccctgtggcagcactGGCGAGTGCGTGCTCTCCGCAGCAGTCTGTGACGGACAGGTCGACTGCTCAGACCACAGCGACGAGGAAAACTGCA CATATATGGAGAGAGGCATTGAAGAGCCAACATGCTCCCCGAACACTTTCCACTGTGGCGATGGAGTGTGTGTTCCGTCTGCCGCAGTCTGTAACGGTCAGCACGACTGCCCCGACAGAAGTGATGAGGCAAACTGCA CTGCCAGACAGATGACCTGCCACCCGGCCTCTTTCAGCTGTGGCGACGGCACCTGCATTCCCTCAGCGTGGATCTGTGACGGCCAGTACGACTGCAGCGACAGCAGTGACGAAAGCAACTGTA CGGTCACTGAGAGAACCTGCACTCCAGACTATTTCCGCTGTGGAGACGGACGCTGTATCCCCTCTATCTGGGTCTGCGATGGACGCGCCGAGTGCTCGGATAGGAGCGACGAAGAAAACTGCA CTACCGTAGAATCCACCTGCTTGGCAACAGACTTCCGCTGTGATGATGGCAGTTGCATCTCTTCCTCTGGAGTCTGTGATggagtgagtcagtgtgtggaCAGCAGTGACGAGAGGAATTGTT CCACCGTAGCACCTACCTGCTCTGTGACAGAGTTCCGCTGTGGTGACGGTCGCTGCGTTCCTTCCTCTGAAGTCTGTGATGGCGTGAGTCACTGTGTGGACAGGAGTGACGAGAGAAACTGCT CCACCGTAGAGGCCCCCTGTTCCTCGTCTGAGTTCCGTTGTGGTGACGGCACCTGTGTCCCCTCCTCAGGAGTGTGTAACGGGGTCTATCAGTGTCTGGACCGCAGCGACGAGGCCAACTGCA TCAAGTCAGCTTTTGCTGGTATTGCTGTATCGGGT CTTCCACAGAGAGCACGTGCTCGCCGACTCAGTTCCGCTGCTCTGATGGCGCCTGCATCCAGTCCATCTGGGTGTGTGACGGAGAGACTGACTGCGCAGACGGCAGTGACGAGAACAACTGCA GCGCCAGCCAGAGGACCTGTGCTCCAGACTACTTCCCCTGTGGAAACGGCCTCTGCATCCCTAACAAATGGCTCTGTGATGGCAAAGCAGAGTGCCCCAACCGCAGCGACGAGACAAACTGCT CCCACACGAGCTGCAGGCCGAGTGAGTTCCGCTGCGGGGTTAGTGGCCGCTGCATCCCATTGGCCTgggtgtgtgatggagagagcgaCTGCATGGACAAGAGCGACGAGAGGAACTGCA CAGTCAGTAACGTGGTGA
- the LOC121719427 gene encoding sortilin-related receptor-like isoform X3, translated as MKGYECFFLFAFSASVQVVQAAPTCSPNTFRCGDGRCIDSSDVCNGLVECADMSDERNCSCKREEFSCGGGRCVPSSWVCDGLVDCSDKRDEANCSNVARTCSGSFFHCDIVRCIPHSWICDGDVDCMDKSDERNCYHMGVGVERPCPLTSFRCADGRCIPSSGFCNGHSECVDGSDESNCTSVGRTNAERTCPLTSFRCASGQCVPVSGVCDGHRDCSDDSDENDCEAITEMTTTATTTEMTTTATTTEMTTTATTIEMTTTATTIEMTTTATTTEMTTTATTTEMTTTAIPCSPGSVPCGSTGECVLSAAVCDGQVDCSDHSDEENCTYMERGIEEPTCSPNTFHCGDGVCVPSAAVCNGQHDCPDRSDEANCTARQMTCHPASFSCGDGTCIPSAWICDGQYDCSDSSDESNCTVTERTCTPDYFRCGDGRCIPSIWVCDGRAECSDRSDEENCTTVESTCLATDFRCDDGSCISSSGVCDGVSQCVDSSDERNCSTVAPTCSVTEFRCGDGRCVPSSEVCDGVSHCVDRSDERNCSTVEAPCSSSEFRCGDGTCVPSSGVCNGVYQCLDRSDEANCIKSAFAGIAVSGLPQRARARRLSSAALMAPASSPSGCVTERLTAQTAVTRTTAAPARGPVLQTTSPVETASASLTNGSVMAKQSAPTAATRQTAPTRAAGRVSSAAGLVAAASHWPGCVMERATAWTRATRGTAQQSVTW; from the exons ATGAAGGGCTACgagtgtttctttctttttgcgtTTTCAG CCAGTGTACAGGTTGTGCAAGCTGCCCCCACCTGTTCCCCAAACACGTTCCGATGCGGAGACGGGAGGTGCATCGACTCGTCAGATGTCTGCAACGGACTGGTGGAGTGTGCCGACATGAGCGACGAAAGAAACTGCA gttgtAAGAGAGAGGAGTTTAGCTGTGGAGGCGGACGTTGTGTTCCCTCCTCCTGGGTCTGTGACGGATTAGTCGACTGTTCTGACAAGAGGGACGAGGCCAACTGCA GTAACGTTGCCCGGACATGTAGTGGAAGTTTCTTCCACTGCGACATCGTGCGCTGCATCCCCCACTCCTGGATATGTGACGGAGATGTGGACTGCATGGACAAGAGCGACGAGAGAAACTGCT ATCATATGGGGGTGGGCGTGGAGAGGCCGTGCCCTTTGACCTCATTCCGCTGTGCTGACGGCCGCTGCATCCCCTCCTCGGGATTCTGTAACGGacacagtgagtgtgtggaCGGGAGCGACGAGAGCAACTGCA CCAGTGTGGGGAGGACCAATGCTGAGCGAACATGCCCTTTGACCTCGTTCCGCTGCGCCTCGGGTCAGTGTGTGCCGGTGTCTGGCGTCTGTGACGGACACAGAGACTGTTCCGACGACAGTGACGAGAACGACTGTG AAGCCATCACTGAGATGACAACTACAGCAACCACCACTGAGATGACAACTACAGCAACCACCACTGAGATGACCACTACAGCAACCACCATTGAGATGACCACTACAGCAACCACCATTGAGATGACCACTACAGCAACCACCACTGAGATGACCACTACAGCAACCACCACTGAGATGACCACTACCGCCATCCCCTGCTCTCCTGGCTctgtgccctgtggcagcactGGCGAGTGCGTGCTCTCCGCAGCAGTCTGTGACGGACAGGTCGACTGCTCAGACCACAGCGACGAGGAAAACTGCA CATATATGGAGAGAGGCATTGAAGAGCCAACATGCTCCCCGAACACTTTCCACTGTGGCGATGGAGTGTGTGTTCCGTCTGCCGCAGTCTGTAACGGTCAGCACGACTGCCCCGACAGAAGTGATGAGGCAAACTGCA CTGCCAGACAGATGACCTGCCACCCGGCCTCTTTCAGCTGTGGCGACGGCACCTGCATTCCCTCAGCGTGGATCTGTGACGGCCAGTACGACTGCAGCGACAGCAGTGACGAAAGCAACTGTA CGGTCACTGAGAGAACCTGCACTCCAGACTATTTCCGCTGTGGAGACGGACGCTGTATCCCCTCTATCTGGGTCTGCGATGGACGCGCCGAGTGCTCGGATAGGAGCGACGAAGAAAACTGCA CTACCGTAGAATCCACCTGCTTGGCAACAGACTTCCGCTGTGATGATGGCAGTTGCATCTCTTCCTCTGGAGTCTGTGATggagtgagtcagtgtgtggaCAGCAGTGACGAGAGGAATTGTT CCACCGTAGCACCTACCTGCTCTGTGACAGAGTTCCGCTGTGGTGACGGTCGCTGCGTTCCTTCCTCTGAAGTCTGTGATGGCGTGAGTCACTGTGTGGACAGGAGTGACGAGAGAAACTGCT CCACCGTAGAGGCCCCCTGTTCCTCGTCTGAGTTCCGTTGTGGTGACGGCACCTGTGTCCCCTCCTCAGGAGTGTGTAACGGGGTCTATCAGTGTCTGGACCGCAGCGACGAGGCCAACTGCA TCAAGTCAGCTTTTGCTGGTATTGCTGTATCGGGT CTTCCACAGAGAGCACGTGCTCGCCGACTCAGTTCCGCTGCTCTGATGGCGCCTGCATCCAGTCCATCTGGGTGTGTGACGGAGAGACTGACTGCGCAGACGGCAGTGACGAGAACAACTGCA GCGCCAGCCAGAGGACCTGTGCTCCAGACTACTTCCCCTGTGGAAACGGCCTCTGCATCCCTAACAAATGGCTCTGTGATGGCAAAGCAGAGTGCCCCAACCGCAGCGACGAGACAAACTGCT CCCACACGAGCTGCAGGCCGAGTGAGTTCCGCTGCGGGGTTAGTGGCCGCTGCATCCCATTGGCCTgggtgtgtgatggagagagcgaCTGCATGGACAAGAGCGACGAGAGGAACTGCA CAGCAGTCAGTAACGTGGTGA
- the c9h19orf53 gene encoding leydig cell tumor 10 kDa protein homolog isoform X2, translated as MAQGKQKFKAQKPGGGKKQTQKQKGPKKGGRIIAPKKAQVVQQQKLKKGLEVAIRNKIEQEVTQKASTSMHKRLNVLKAPESKAGAAAPTAGSSK; from the exons ATGGCTCAAGGTAAACAGAAATTTAAAGCGCAAAAACCCGGCGGTGGGAAGAAACAGACTCAGAAACAGAAAGGTCCAAAGAAAGGAG GGAGGATAATCGCACCCAAGAAAGCACAAGTGGTCCAGCAACAGAAACTGAAAAAG ggTCTGGAGGTGGCCATCAGGAATAAGATTGAGCAGGAGGTGACCCAGAAAGCCAGCACCTCCATGCACAAGCGCCTCAACGTGCTCAAGGCTCCCGAGAGCAAGGCAGGAGCGGCTGCGCCTACCGCCGGATCCtccaaata a
- the c9h19orf53 gene encoding leydig cell tumor 10 kDa protein homolog isoform X1 yields MAQGKQKFKAQKPGGGKKQTQKQKGPKKGGRIIAPKKAQVVQQQKLKKGLEVAIRNKIEQEVTQKASTSMHKRLNVLKAPESKAGAAAPTAGSSK; encoded by the exons ATGGCTCAAGGTAAACAGAAATTTAAAGCGCAAAAACCCGGCGGTGGGAAGAAACAGACTCAGAAACAGAAAGGTCCAAAGAAAGGAG GGAGGATAATCGCACCCAAGAAAGCACAAGTGGTCCAGCAACAGAAACTGAAAAAG ggTCTGGAGGTGGCCATCAGGAATAAGATTGAGCAGGAGGTGACCCAGAAAGCCAGCACCTCCATGCACAAGCGCCTCAACGTGCTCAAGGCTCCCGAGAGCAAGGCAGGAGCGGCTGCGCCTACCGCCGGATCCtccaaataa
- the LOC121719427 gene encoding prolow-density lipoprotein receptor-related protein 1-like isoform X2 translates to MKGYECFFLFAFSASVQVVQAAPTCSPNTFRCGDGRCIDSSDVCNGLVECADMSDERNCSCKREEFSCGGGRCVPSSWVCDGLVDCSDKRDEANCSNVARTCSGSFFHCDIVRCIPHSWICDGDVDCMDKSDERNCYHMGVGVERPCPLTSFRCADGRCIPSSGFCNGHSECVDGSDESNCTSVGRTNAERTCPLTSFRCASGQCVPVSGVCDGHRDCSDDSDENDCEAITEMTTTATTTEMTTTATTTEMTTTATTIEMTTTATTIEMTTTATTTEMTTTATTTEMTTTAIPCSPGSVPCGSTGECVLSAAVCDGQVDCSDHSDEENCTYMERGIEEPTCSPNTFHCGDGVCVPSAAVCNGQHDCPDRSDEANCTARQMTCHPASFSCGDGTCIPSAWICDGQYDCSDSSDESNCTVTERTCTPDYFRCGDGRCIPSIWVCDGRAECSDRSDEENCTTVESTCLATDFRCDDGSCISSSGVCDGVSQCVDSSDERNCSTVAPTCSVTEFRCGDGRCVPSSEVCDGVSHCVDRSDERNCSTVEAPCSSSEFRCGDGTCVPSSGVCNGVYQCLDRSDEANCTSTESTCSPTQFRCSDGACIQSIWVCDGETDCADGSDENNCSASQRTCAPDYFPCGNGLCIPNKWLCDGKAECPNRSDETNCSHTSCRPSEFRCGVSGRCIPLAWVCDGESDCMDKSDERNCTVSNVVTTCRPGEFRCGDGSCIPSALVCNGNRDCNDGSDEDQQQNC, encoded by the exons ATGAAGGGCTACgagtgtttctttctttttgcgtTTTCAG CCAGTGTACAGGTTGTGCAAGCTGCCCCCACCTGTTCCCCAAACACGTTCCGATGCGGAGACGGGAGGTGCATCGACTCGTCAGATGTCTGCAACGGACTGGTGGAGTGTGCCGACATGAGCGACGAAAGAAACTGCA gttgtAAGAGAGAGGAGTTTAGCTGTGGAGGCGGACGTTGTGTTCCCTCCTCCTGGGTCTGTGACGGATTAGTCGACTGTTCTGACAAGAGGGACGAGGCCAACTGCA GTAACGTTGCCCGGACATGTAGTGGAAGTTTCTTCCACTGCGACATCGTGCGCTGCATCCCCCACTCCTGGATATGTGACGGAGATGTGGACTGCATGGACAAGAGCGACGAGAGAAACTGCT ATCATATGGGGGTGGGCGTGGAGAGGCCGTGCCCTTTGACCTCATTCCGCTGTGCTGACGGCCGCTGCATCCCCTCCTCGGGATTCTGTAACGGacacagtgagtgtgtggaCGGGAGCGACGAGAGCAACTGCA CCAGTGTGGGGAGGACCAATGCTGAGCGAACATGCCCTTTGACCTCGTTCCGCTGCGCCTCGGGTCAGTGTGTGCCGGTGTCTGGCGTCTGTGACGGACACAGAGACTGTTCCGACGACAGTGACGAGAACGACTGTG AAGCCATCACTGAGATGACAACTACAGCAACCACCACTGAGATGACAACTACAGCAACCACCACTGAGATGACCACTACAGCAACCACCATTGAGATGACCACTACAGCAACCACCATTGAGATGACCACTACAGCAACCACCACTGAGATGACCACTACAGCAACCACCACTGAGATGACCACTACCGCCATCCCCTGCTCTCCTGGCTctgtgccctgtggcagcactGGCGAGTGCGTGCTCTCCGCAGCAGTCTGTGACGGACAGGTCGACTGCTCAGACCACAGCGACGAGGAAAACTGCA CATATATGGAGAGAGGCATTGAAGAGCCAACATGCTCCCCGAACACTTTCCACTGTGGCGATGGAGTGTGTGTTCCGTCTGCCGCAGTCTGTAACGGTCAGCACGACTGCCCCGACAGAAGTGATGAGGCAAACTGCA CTGCCAGACAGATGACCTGCCACCCGGCCTCTTTCAGCTGTGGCGACGGCACCTGCATTCCCTCAGCGTGGATCTGTGACGGCCAGTACGACTGCAGCGACAGCAGTGACGAAAGCAACTGTA CGGTCACTGAGAGAACCTGCACTCCAGACTATTTCCGCTGTGGAGACGGACGCTGTATCCCCTCTATCTGGGTCTGCGATGGACGCGCCGAGTGCTCGGATAGGAGCGACGAAGAAAACTGCA CTACCGTAGAATCCACCTGCTTGGCAACAGACTTCCGCTGTGATGATGGCAGTTGCATCTCTTCCTCTGGAGTCTGTGATggagtgagtcagtgtgtggaCAGCAGTGACGAGAGGAATTGTT CCACCGTAGCACCTACCTGCTCTGTGACAGAGTTCCGCTGTGGTGACGGTCGCTGCGTTCCTTCCTCTGAAGTCTGTGATGGCGTGAGTCACTGTGTGGACAGGAGTGACGAGAGAAACTGCT CCACCGTAGAGGCCCCCTGTTCCTCGTCTGAGTTCCGTTGTGGTGACGGCACCTGTGTCCCCTCCTCAGGAGTGTGTAACGGGGTCTATCAGTGTCTGGACCGCAGCGACGAGGCCAACTGCA CTTCCACAGAGAGCACGTGCTCGCCGACTCAGTTCCGCTGCTCTGATGGCGCCTGCATCCAGTCCATCTGGGTGTGTGACGGAGAGACTGACTGCGCAGACGGCAGTGACGAGAACAACTGCA GCGCCAGCCAGAGGACCTGTGCTCCAGACTACTTCCCCTGTGGAAACGGCCTCTGCATCCCTAACAAATGGCTCTGTGATGGCAAAGCAGAGTGCCCCAACCGCAGCGACGAGACAAACTGCT CCCACACGAGCTGCAGGCCGAGTGAGTTCCGCTGCGGGGTTAGTGGCCGCTGCATCCCATTGGCCTgggtgtgtgatggagagagcgaCTGCATGGACAAGAGCGACGAGAGGAACTGCA CAGTCAGTAACGTGGTGACGACGTGCAGGCCTGGAGAGTTCCGCTGCGGTGACGGCAGCTGCATCCCCTCAGCCCTGGTGTGTAACGGGAACCGCGATTGCAACGACGGCAGCGACGAAGACCAGCAGCAGAACTGCT AA
- the LOC121719427 gene encoding prolow-density lipoprotein receptor-related protein 1-like isoform X1 has product MKGYECFFLFAFSASVQVVQAAPTCSPNTFRCGDGRCIDSSDVCNGLVECADMSDERNCSCKREEFSCGGGRCVPSSWVCDGLVDCSDKRDEANCSNVARTCSGSFFHCDIVRCIPHSWICDGDVDCMDKSDERNCYHMGVGVERPCPLTSFRCADGRCIPSSGFCNGHSECVDGSDESNCTSVGRTNAERTCPLTSFRCASGQCVPVSGVCDGHRDCSDDSDENDCEAITEMTTTATTTEMTTTATTTEMTTTATTIEMTTTATTIEMTTTATTTEMTTTATTTEMTTTAIPCSPGSVPCGSTGECVLSAAVCDGQVDCSDHSDEENCTYMERGIEEPTCSPNTFHCGDGVCVPSAAVCNGQHDCPDRSDEANCTARQMTCHPASFSCGDGTCIPSAWICDGQYDCSDSSDESNCTVTERTCTPDYFRCGDGRCIPSIWVCDGRAECSDRSDEENCTTVESTCLATDFRCDDGSCISSSGVCDGVSQCVDSSDERNCSTVAPTCSVTEFRCGDGRCVPSSEVCDGVSHCVDRSDERNCSTVEAPCSSSEFRCGDGTCVPSSGVCNGVYQCLDRSDEANCTSTESTCSPTQFRCSDGACIQSIWVCDGETDCADGSDENNCSASQRTCAPDYFPCGNGLCIPNKWLCDGKAECPNRSDETNCSHTSCRPSEFRCGVSGRCIPLAWVCDGESDCMDKSDERNCTAVSNVVTTCRPGEFRCGDGSCIPSALVCNGNRDCNDGSDEDQQQNC; this is encoded by the exons ATGAAGGGCTACgagtgtttctttctttttgcgtTTTCAG CCAGTGTACAGGTTGTGCAAGCTGCCCCCACCTGTTCCCCAAACACGTTCCGATGCGGAGACGGGAGGTGCATCGACTCGTCAGATGTCTGCAACGGACTGGTGGAGTGTGCCGACATGAGCGACGAAAGAAACTGCA gttgtAAGAGAGAGGAGTTTAGCTGTGGAGGCGGACGTTGTGTTCCCTCCTCCTGGGTCTGTGACGGATTAGTCGACTGTTCTGACAAGAGGGACGAGGCCAACTGCA GTAACGTTGCCCGGACATGTAGTGGAAGTTTCTTCCACTGCGACATCGTGCGCTGCATCCCCCACTCCTGGATATGTGACGGAGATGTGGACTGCATGGACAAGAGCGACGAGAGAAACTGCT ATCATATGGGGGTGGGCGTGGAGAGGCCGTGCCCTTTGACCTCATTCCGCTGTGCTGACGGCCGCTGCATCCCCTCCTCGGGATTCTGTAACGGacacagtgagtgtgtggaCGGGAGCGACGAGAGCAACTGCA CCAGTGTGGGGAGGACCAATGCTGAGCGAACATGCCCTTTGACCTCGTTCCGCTGCGCCTCGGGTCAGTGTGTGCCGGTGTCTGGCGTCTGTGACGGACACAGAGACTGTTCCGACGACAGTGACGAGAACGACTGTG AAGCCATCACTGAGATGACAACTACAGCAACCACCACTGAGATGACAACTACAGCAACCACCACTGAGATGACCACTACAGCAACCACCATTGAGATGACCACTACAGCAACCACCATTGAGATGACCACTACAGCAACCACCACTGAGATGACCACTACAGCAACCACCACTGAGATGACCACTACCGCCATCCCCTGCTCTCCTGGCTctgtgccctgtggcagcactGGCGAGTGCGTGCTCTCCGCAGCAGTCTGTGACGGACAGGTCGACTGCTCAGACCACAGCGACGAGGAAAACTGCA CATATATGGAGAGAGGCATTGAAGAGCCAACATGCTCCCCGAACACTTTCCACTGTGGCGATGGAGTGTGTGTTCCGTCTGCCGCAGTCTGTAACGGTCAGCACGACTGCCCCGACAGAAGTGATGAGGCAAACTGCA CTGCCAGACAGATGACCTGCCACCCGGCCTCTTTCAGCTGTGGCGACGGCACCTGCATTCCCTCAGCGTGGATCTGTGACGGCCAGTACGACTGCAGCGACAGCAGTGACGAAAGCAACTGTA CGGTCACTGAGAGAACCTGCACTCCAGACTATTTCCGCTGTGGAGACGGACGCTGTATCCCCTCTATCTGGGTCTGCGATGGACGCGCCGAGTGCTCGGATAGGAGCGACGAAGAAAACTGCA CTACCGTAGAATCCACCTGCTTGGCAACAGACTTCCGCTGTGATGATGGCAGTTGCATCTCTTCCTCTGGAGTCTGTGATggagtgagtcagtgtgtggaCAGCAGTGACGAGAGGAATTGTT CCACCGTAGCACCTACCTGCTCTGTGACAGAGTTCCGCTGTGGTGACGGTCGCTGCGTTCCTTCCTCTGAAGTCTGTGATGGCGTGAGTCACTGTGTGGACAGGAGTGACGAGAGAAACTGCT CCACCGTAGAGGCCCCCTGTTCCTCGTCTGAGTTCCGTTGTGGTGACGGCACCTGTGTCCCCTCCTCAGGAGTGTGTAACGGGGTCTATCAGTGTCTGGACCGCAGCGACGAGGCCAACTGCA CTTCCACAGAGAGCACGTGCTCGCCGACTCAGTTCCGCTGCTCTGATGGCGCCTGCATCCAGTCCATCTGGGTGTGTGACGGAGAGACTGACTGCGCAGACGGCAGTGACGAGAACAACTGCA GCGCCAGCCAGAGGACCTGTGCTCCAGACTACTTCCCCTGTGGAAACGGCCTCTGCATCCCTAACAAATGGCTCTGTGATGGCAAAGCAGAGTGCCCCAACCGCAGCGACGAGACAAACTGCT CCCACACGAGCTGCAGGCCGAGTGAGTTCCGCTGCGGGGTTAGTGGCCGCTGCATCCCATTGGCCTgggtgtgtgatggagagagcgaCTGCATGGACAAGAGCGACGAGAGGAACTGCA CAGCAGTCAGTAACGTGGTGACGACGTGCAGGCCTGGAGAGTTCCGCTGCGGTGACGGCAGCTGCATCCCCTCAGCCCTGGTGTGTAACGGGAACCGCGATTGCAACGACGGCAGCGACGAAGACCAGCAGCAGAACTGCT AA